CATGGCGAAGCACCCGATCGTCGGTGACGTGCGCGGCCTGGGGCTCATGGTCGGGCTCGAGTTCGTCGCCGACCGGAGGACGCGAGCCCCCTTCCCGCCCGAGCGAGAGGTGGCCCGCGCCATCGCGGTCGAGGCGCTGGAGCGAGGCCTCGTCACCTACCCCGGCACCGGCTCGGTCGACGGCGTGATGGGAGACCACATGAAGTTCACGCCGCCTCTCGTCCTCACCCGAGAGCAAGCGGACGAGCTGGTGGCCATGCTCGACGGGGCCATCGGCGCCGTGGAAGCGCGCCTGTAGTGCGCGACCGGGCGGTAGGATCCGGATGATCTGCGCCAAGTGCCAGGCGGGGGTGCCGGACGAGAGCACCTTCTGCCTCCGGTGCGGGGCGCGCCTGGTCGCCCCCGAACGGCTCGCCCCCGTGAACGGCGGGGGCCGGACCGTCGGCCAGGTCGCCGGCGGGCCGGCGGCCACCGCGCCCCGGCGGGAACCGGCCGGGCCCGCCGGCAAGCAGGCCTACACCCTCTCCTTCAAGCCACTCGCCGACGAGCGGCTCCGCTACCGTGTCGCCCGATGGGTCTGCGAGCTGGCCCCCGCTCATCCGCTGACCGAGGTCCAGGAGAGCCTCCTCCGGGGCCAGTTCTCGACGTTCCTCGCGATGACCGCCGACGAGGCCGAGGCGGCCCGGCGGCGGATCGAGGCGCTCGGGGTCCACCCGGCGCTCTGGCACCTCGGGCCGGCCACCGGAGCCGCGCTCCTCCTGGGAGACCGGCGGGCCCCGGCACGGACCGGCACGGGCTGGAGCGCCCAGAAGAAGATCGGCGCGGTGGCCGTCGGGATCGCCGTGCTCTTTCTGTTCGGGCTGATCTCGCTCGTCGTCTACAAGCACACGGTGTCCAACATCGAGATCCAACCCGGAGGCGTGCCCAAGATCGGAGGAAGGCCATGACCGACGTCTCCCGCCGAGGGTTCATGGCCGGCGCCGCCTCCACCGCCGCCGCGTCGGCCGTCGCCGCCTCCTCGGCGTCCGCCCAGCCGGG
This region of Candidatus Methylomirabilota bacterium genomic DNA includes:
- a CDS encoding aminotransferase class III-fold pyridoxal phosphate-dependent enzyme, translated to MAKHPIVGDVRGLGLMVGLEFVADRRTRAPFPPEREVARAIAVEALERGLVTYPGTGSVDGVMGDHMKFTPPLVLTREQADELVAMLDGAIGAVEARL
- a CDS encoding zinc ribbon domain-containing protein encodes the protein MICAKCQAGVPDESTFCLRCGARLVAPERLAPVNGGGRTVGQVAGGPAATAPRREPAGPAGKQAYTLSFKPLADERLRYRVARWVCELAPAHPLTEVQESLLRGQFSTFLAMTADEAEAARRRIEALGVHPALWHLGPATGAALLLGDRRAPARTGTGWSAQKKIGAVAVGIAVLFLFGLISLVVYKHTVSNIEIQPGGVPKIGGRP